A window of the Pyrodictium abyssi genome harbors these coding sequences:
- a CDS encoding multiheme c-type cytochrome: protein MLVMRRFLVAGILAISLLLVAGMAVPAGAAQFGDDLAAKVQELMQSNKVSPQTRACLSCHVQYTPGIVYDWANSEHAEMTPAALADLYKAIGASEWADKVAEKFKNYQYVVGCYECHGMFKEADRPDIIDNHFGYKIVTVVTRKDCSQCHPKESTEISWTWHATGALMSPFKPWYLGILKWAKSQGADPFGDAQAKALYEKYFPPYLTKQRDVDDINWDFYKEIAKAVMQYLETGQENDIVKMLKQATGMVTPYDKDWKTFISPLWPASGVLNTTLVGKMGIKIAVTAMDGTSKAVSNIMEHPSFRNGYVYHACFECHGSVVIPYKKETVQINGMQVNRVALWGWPNNGAARVDPDGSMGTCTACHPRHLFSVKQAREPWTCGQCHLGYDHPHIEIYEESKHGNIATAYGEEWNWEQIPWRVGVDFNAPTCATCHMSAIADANGNILVQGTHDLVKRLVWDQMHFFSIPKGIIPDKMQQALFYGWSQLKGKLEQIEAKKNDKAPEHYKYPVFTGVKIVEDGGKVGETKFPRLLKVEYTGELAKHRAEMEAVCKLCHSTQWTENFFRTADQNIIDYDIVARYANALLQLAWKEGIHDNSNILDEYMEIMWYYIWHHEGRRWRNGAFMMGPDFAHWFGIVDTVMDKLGRMTSYLYTALKIKQLESQIQALKASAGAQYTPELAAQIAQLQRELESLKAQLAALEAQVPVLKSQLQSLEAGVADVGALKGDVGALKEDVNSLVQKLQELSKQLETLSPQAKEIQKLVSQIQQVTSQLQTLGQKAEAASAKAEEASAKAEEAGTKAGKAISMVEEISKKIDELSSKIDSVSTTAYTLGGIALAAAIIALGLSIVYRRS from the coding sequence ATGCTAGTCATGAGGCGCTTCCTGGTAGCCGGTATCCTAGCCATATCCCTCCTCCTAGTAGCTGGCATGGCAGTGCCAGCTGGCGCAGCCCAGTTCGGCGACGACCTCGCAGCCAAGGTCCAGGAGCTAATGCAAAGCAACAAGGTCAGCCCGCAAACCAGGGCATGTCTAAGCTGCCATGTCCAGTACACGCCTGGCATCGTGTACGACTGGGCCAACAGCGAGCACGCCGAGATGACACCAGCGGCTCTTGCAGACCTCTATAAGGCTATAGGTGCCTCAGAATGGGCAGATAAGGTGGCTGAAAAGTTTAAGAACTACCAGTACGTAGTAGGCTGCTACGAATGCCACGGCATGTTCAAGGAGGCTGATAGGCCAGACATTATAGACAACCACTTCGGCTACAAGATAGTAACCGTGGTCACCAGGAAGGACTGCAGCCAGTGCCACCCCAAGGAGAGCACAGAGATAAGCTGGACCTGGCATGCAACAGGTGCGTTAATGTCCCCGTTCAAGCCATGGTACCTGGGCATACTCAAGTGGGCCAAGAGCCAGGGTGCAGACCCATTCGGCGATGCCCAGGCCAAGGCTCTATACGAGAAGTACTTCCCACCATACCTAACCAAGCAGCGTGACGTAGACGACATCAACTGGGACTTCTACAAGGAGATCGCGAAAGCAGTAATGCAGTACCTAGAGACCGGCCAGGAGAACGACATAGTAAAGATGCTCAAGCAGGCTACCGGCATGGTGACACCTTACGACAAGGACTGGAAGACATTCATAAGCCCACTATGGCCTGCCAGCGGTGTACTAAACACAACCCTCGTGGGCAAGATGGGTATAAAGATAGCAGTAACCGCTATGGACGGCACAAGCAAGGCGGTAAGCAACATAATGGAGCACCCATCCTTCCGGAACGGCTACGTCTACCACGCGTGCTTCGAGTGCCACGGCTCAGTAGTAATACCCTACAAGAAGGAGACAGTACAGATCAACGGCATGCAGGTGAACAGGGTAGCGCTATGGGGCTGGCCAAACAACGGTGCAGCCCGTGTAGACCCCGACGGTAGCATGGGTACATGTACAGCGTGCCACCCGAGGCACCTCTTCAGTGTGAAGCAGGCACGCGAGCCATGGACATGTGGTCAGTGCCACCTAGGCTATGACCACCCGCACATAGAGATCTACGAGGAGAGCAAGCACGGCAACATAGCCACTGCTTATGGTGAAGAGTGGAACTGGGAGCAGATACCATGGCGCGTAGGCGTAGACTTCAATGCACCAACATGTGCAACGTGTCACATGAGCGCCATAGCCGACGCTAACGGCAACATACTGGTGCAGGGTACACACGACCTAGTGAAGAGGCTAGTATGGGACCAGATGCACTTCTTCAGCATACCTAAGGGCATAATACCCGACAAGATGCAGCAGGCACTATTCTACGGCTGGAGCCAGCTAAAGGGTAAGCTAGAGCAGATAGAGGCCAAGAAGAACGACAAGGCTCCCGAGCACTACAAGTACCCAGTATTCACTGGCGTGAAGATAGTAGAGGATGGCGGCAAGGTCGGCGAGACCAAGTTCCCGAGGCTGCTGAAGGTAGAGTACACTGGCGAGCTAGCCAAGCACCGCGCCGAGATGGAGGCAGTATGTAAGCTATGCCACAGCACCCAGTGGACTGAGAACTTCTTCCGCACAGCTGACCAGAACATAATAGACTACGACATAGTAGCCAGGTACGCTAACGCGCTACTACAGCTAGCATGGAAGGAGGGTATACACGACAACAGCAACATATTAGACGAGTACATGGAGATAATGTGGTACTACATATGGCACCACGAGGGCCGCCGCTGGAGGAACGGCGCCTTCATGATGGGTCCAGACTTCGCCCACTGGTTCGGTATAGTTGACACAGTAATGGACAAGCTAGGCAGAATGACCAGCTACCTATACACAGCCCTGAAGATAAAGCAGCTAGAGTCCCAGATACAGGCACTAAAGGCTAGTGCAGGCGCCCAGTACACACCAGAGCTAGCAGCACAGATAGCGCAGCTACAGCGCGAGCTAGAGAGCCTAAAGGCGCAGCTAGCCGCCCTAGAGGCGCAGGTGCCAGTATTAAAGAGCCAGCTACAGAGCCTAGAGGCTGGCGTAGCTGACGTAGGCGCCCTCAAGGGCGACGTAGGTGCTCTAAAGGAGGATGTGAATAGCCTAGTACAGAAGCTACAGGAGCTAAGCAAGCAGCTAGAGACACTAAGCCCACAGGCCAAGGAGATACAGAAGCTAGTATCCCAGATACAGCAGGTAACCAGCCAGCTACAGACACTAGGCCAGAAGGCCGAAGCGGCTAGCGCCAAGGCCGAGGAGGCCAGCGCGAAGGCAGAGGAGGCCGGCACCAAGGCCGGCAAGGCAATAAGCATGGTAGAGGAGATAAGCAAGAAGATCGACGAGCTAAGCAGCAAGATAGATAGCGTATCTACAACGGCCTACACACTAGGCGGCATAGCCCTAGCAGCAGCAATAATAGCCCTAGGCCTATCAATAGTCTACCGTCGTAGCTAA
- a CDS encoding SDR family oxidoreductase, whose amino-acid sequence MFGLQGLRVLVTASTRGIGRGVAEVLLSEGARVVINGRSTESVEKAVAELRGRGEVHGIAADITVRDDVERLVEEAAGLLGGLDAVVYVAGPPRPGVFEELGLEDWEYGVRLLVLSAVWTAFYALPYLKQSSRPGLVYVTSIATKEPVEGLTLSNALRVAVHGLVKTLSRELARYGVRVNAVMPGYIMTDRVRQIAEARAAKEGRSPEEVLRDIARTIPLGRLGEPREVGYLVAFLLSPYAGYITGASIPVDGGLLRSVF is encoded by the coding sequence ATGTTTGGGCTCCAGGGTCTCCGTGTACTTGTGACAGCCTCTACACGTGGCATAGGCCGTGGCGTAGCCGAGGTTCTACTCAGCGAGGGCGCCAGGGTAGTCATTAACGGCCGTAGCACTGAAAGCGTCGAGAAGGCTGTCGCAGAGCTACGGGGCAGAGGCGAGGTACACGGTATAGCCGCAGACATCACGGTTAGAGACGATGTAGAGAGGCTCGTAGAGGAGGCCGCCGGGCTACTAGGGGGCCTCGACGCCGTAGTCTATGTCGCTGGGCCTCCGCGGCCCGGCGTCTTCGAGGAGCTTGGCCTAGAGGACTGGGAGTACGGTGTTAGGCTTCTCGTGCTCAGTGCGGTGTGGACTGCGTTCTATGCCCTGCCCTATCTGAAGCAGAGCAGTAGACCGGGCCTAGTCTACGTCACCAGTATTGCCACGAAGGAGCCGGTGGAGGGCCTTACCCTGTCCAACGCGTTGAGAGTTGCTGTGCACGGTCTTGTGAAGACGTTGTCGCGGGAGCTAGCCCGCTATGGGGTGAGGGTTAACGCGGTCATGCCGGGCTACATTATGACTGACCGGGTGCGCCAGATAGCCGAGGCGAGGGCTGCTAAGGAGGGCCGCAGCCCTGAGGAGGTCCTCCGGGATATAGCTAGGACTATCCCGCTGGGCAGGCTGGGCGAGCCGCGGGAGGTGGGCTACCTGGTAGCGTTCCTGCTGAGCCCCTACGCGGGCTACATTACTGGCGCCTCGATACCGGTTGACGGCGGCCTCCTGCGCTCCGTATTCTAG
- a CDS encoding DUF402 domain-containing protein produces MNTATQTGGVVRVRIRGIYATALTRLIIDAGFQVVQPSRVIADRFNLPQLTLPADVTIKNSDSDPSELLIVGYEWAVDKVLEKLREPLPYSFYWRSSLPLHATVKARIRGLSGDVCIAEVSGVEAELLVGREECEPGREVVASVVRPGVKPGERPRLAPGARVIGDYAILMESVRPRATVSEHVRNPEKRAELVVLASEYTERGLSVHWRSSSQHADPQVLTQHLRELYNALLEVRERAEKSEPGVYSVGEAVVLVRLSSVDKATLDRIRDTVVPTIELHHSVKSLAPGFSAVVDYAEKLKARGVDSGLLSEALLEMIGESLVSSRSVKLVHVKPDGTVVELGRGEVKNAYMDRGRLIVVVERRVRSRGVYDGLGVEKEPGDRIVTEIDTSSWLIKHTYYSRSGEVKGVYINVNTPPEVSEDSIVYLDLEVDVVRRPGEKPRIIDEEELRKALEAGIITEKLYQEAMEKARKALGS; encoded by the coding sequence ATGAACACTGCCACGCAGACCGGCGGCGTAGTGAGAGTGAGGATACGGGGCATATACGCTACTGCGCTGACACGGCTCATAATCGACGCGGGGTTCCAGGTGGTCCAGCCTTCTAGGGTGATAGCCGACCGGTTTAACCTACCGCAGCTCACACTACCAGCCGACGTAACCATAAAGAATAGTGATAGCGACCCCTCGGAGCTGCTGATAGTCGGCTACGAATGGGCCGTCGATAAGGTTCTCGAGAAGCTCCGGGAGCCGCTCCCCTACTCGTTCTACTGGCGTTCCAGCCTCCCTCTGCATGCCACTGTGAAGGCCCGTATCCGGGGCCTCTCCGGCGACGTGTGTATAGCCGAAGTCTCCGGCGTTGAGGCCGAGCTGCTAGTCGGCAGGGAGGAGTGCGAGCCTGGCAGAGAGGTTGTGGCGTCGGTTGTTAGGCCTGGCGTGAAGCCGGGGGAGAGGCCCCGTCTCGCTCCGGGAGCCCGTGTTATAGGCGACTACGCGATACTCATGGAGTCTGTGCGTCCGAGGGCTACTGTGAGCGAGCATGTGCGTAACCCCGAGAAGCGGGCCGAGCTTGTGGTGCTGGCGTCGGAGTACACAGAGAGAGGGCTTAGTGTCCACTGGAGGAGTAGTAGTCAGCACGCCGACCCCCAGGTTCTCACACAGCATCTCCGGGAGCTCTACAACGCGCTCCTCGAGGTCAGGGAGAGGGCTGAGAAGAGTGAGCCAGGGGTATACAGTGTAGGCGAGGCTGTCGTACTGGTCAGACTGAGTAGTGTCGACAAGGCTACGCTTGATAGGATACGCGACACAGTGGTTCCGACCATAGAGCTCCATCACAGCGTTAAGAGCCTAGCCCCCGGGTTCTCGGCCGTTGTGGACTATGCTGAGAAGCTTAAGGCCAGGGGTGTAGACTCCGGCCTCCTATCCGAGGCTCTACTAGAGATGATTGGCGAGAGCCTAGTCTCCTCGCGTAGCGTTAAGCTAGTCCACGTAAAGCCCGACGGCACTGTGGTCGAGCTCGGCCGTGGCGAGGTGAAGAACGCCTACATGGACCGTGGCCGCCTTATAGTAGTTGTCGAGAGGCGCGTAAGGAGCCGTGGTGTCTACGACGGGCTCGGTGTGGAGAAGGAGCCCGGTGACCGCATAGTGACAGAGATAGACACCAGCTCATGGCTTATAAAGCACACCTACTACTCCAGGAGCGGCGAGGTGAAGGGTGTCTACATCAACGTCAATACGCCGCCCGAGGTCTCAGAGGATTCCATAGTCTATCTCGACCTCGAGGTGGACGTTGTAAGGAGGCCTGGCGAGAAGCCACGTATAATAGACGAGGAGGAGCTACGAAAAGCGCTAGAGGCCGGAATCATCACCGAAAAACTATACCAAGAAGCAATGGAGAAGGCAAGAAAGGCGCTAGGAAGTTAA
- a CDS encoding ribbon-helix-helix protein, CopG family, which produces MQRIVTFKIEEDMLMLLDRYARMRKLTRSEVIREAIERLLRSEGIEIPRRRPQIKYDPRTPLIEVSI; this is translated from the coding sequence TTGCAGCGGATAGTTACATTCAAGATAGAAGAAGACATGCTTATGCTACTGGACCGCTACGCGAGGATGCGCAAGCTGACTAGAAGCGAGGTGATAAGAGAGGCCATAGAAAGGCTGCTGCGCAGTGAGGGCATAGAGATACCCAGGAGGCGTCCACAGATAAAGTACGATCCGCGCACACCCCTAATAGAGGTCTCTATATGA
- a CDS encoding UPF0147 family protein has protein sequence MAAPIYDNEAKIRQAIVMLMRIINDTAVPRNIRRAATEAIKQLRDESLSPGVRAANAISILDEISQDPNMPVYARTIIWNVISLLETVRD, from the coding sequence ATGGCGGCACCCATATACGACAATGAGGCCAAGATAAGGCAGGCAATAGTAATGCTAATGAGGATAATAAACGACACAGCAGTGCCACGCAACATCCGCCGCGCCGCAACCGAGGCAATAAAGCAGCTTCGTGACGAGAGCCTTAGCCCCGGCGTAAGAGCAGCAAACGCGATCAGCATACTCGACGAGATAAGCCAGGACCCCAACATGCCGGTATACGCTAGGACAATAATCTGGAACGTAATATCACTCCTAGAGACCGTCAGAGACTAA
- a CDS encoding Sjogren's syndrome/scleroderma autoantigen 1 family protein gives MADLLRAGAAMLSERCPACGLPLFRLRSGEIVCPVHGRVYIVRDESEASRVTVRGVLEELERFVAHRLSDVVRRAGAAPGSSVADELRSWLDVLERVERILGMISASAGEEGSGGSEKPPARKQSG, from the coding sequence ATGGCTGACCTGCTGCGCGCTGGAGCTGCTATGCTGTCTGAACGGTGCCCCGCGTGCGGGCTTCCCCTGTTCCGTCTCCGGAGCGGCGAGATAGTCTGCCCGGTCCACGGGCGTGTCTACATAGTCCGCGACGAGAGCGAGGCATCGCGGGTTACGGTGCGCGGCGTTCTAGAGGAGCTAGAGAGGTTTGTCGCCCACCGCCTCAGCGATGTAGTGAGGCGTGCAGGGGCCGCGCCCGGGAGCAGCGTGGCCGATGAGCTGCGGAGCTGGCTCGACGTGCTTGAGCGGGTTGAGAGGATCCTCGGCATGATATCCGCGTCGGCCGGAGAGGAGGGCTCAGGCGGGTCTGAGAAACCCCCGGCTAGGAAACAGTCCGGCTAG
- a CDS encoding aconitase X swivel domain-containing protein — protein sequence MMERFELRGLVEGRAAGETLVVMGRLSFYGEVDPEKGTLVDGRSIAGKILVIEGGRGSTVGPYILYALSRRGLAPSAIVVVEAEPILVAGAVMASVPLAAGLPRKVLESLRDGCRAELESKPPKALLAIECSE from the coding sequence ATGATGGAGCGCTTCGAGCTACGCGGCCTCGTAGAGGGCCGTGCTGCTGGCGAAACTCTGGTGGTCATGGGCCGGCTATCCTTCTACGGGGAGGTAGACCCCGAGAAGGGCACACTCGTAGACGGCCGCAGTATAGCTGGAAAGATACTAGTCATAGAGGGCGGGCGGGGAAGCACCGTGGGCCCCTACATACTCTACGCGTTGTCCAGGCGCGGGCTAGCCCCCTCAGCCATAGTCGTGGTAGAGGCGGAGCCTATACTCGTAGCAGGCGCGGTAATGGCCTCAGTGCCCCTGGCTGCAGGCCTACCCAGAAAGGTCCTAGAGAGTCTCCGCGACGGCTGCAGGGCGGAGCTCGAATCAAAGCCGCCAAAAGCACTACTAGCAATCGAGTGTAGCGAGTAA
- a CDS encoding aconitase X catalytic domain-containing protein, protein MYLTREEERILAGEEGPSRQLAMKLIVRVGEALGAERLVRVSHVHVSGVSYSNIGDYGLEFIETLAASGRVAVYSTFNPAGFPLGDVEPPYTVPSEDARKQKRIIDALIRMGFEPSGTCIPYTLREPRPGEHLAWGESSAVAVANTLYGARTNREGGPVALAAALVGRTYLWGLHLDENRRPTKLVKVEASIRDGLAAGVLGYIVGSRFSGEVPYIDVNPLDKWQVVSLCAAAAASGSTAMCVIKGVSPEDQGPPLGVEKVAVDRRDIEAAREEVETAGIDEAELFFTGCPHHPKRAVSKILQVLERYGVSRLRRPIWIAIPGGAAGSLRKAIAGLRERGIHVLPGTCLVVSTLSKAGIRAIATDSVKTAFYMPRRHGVRVALSSLEDFVKKYGV, encoded by the coding sequence TTGTACCTTACCCGCGAGGAAGAACGTATACTAGCCGGGGAAGAGGGGCCATCACGCCAGCTAGCAATGAAGCTCATAGTACGTGTCGGCGAGGCTCTTGGCGCAGAACGCCTGGTAAGAGTATCACACGTGCACGTGAGCGGGGTATCATACAGCAACATAGGGGACTACGGTCTAGAGTTCATAGAGACCCTAGCAGCCAGCGGGAGGGTCGCGGTCTACTCGACATTTAACCCCGCGGGATTCCCCCTGGGGGATGTCGAGCCGCCCTACACGGTGCCCAGTGAGGACGCGCGCAAGCAGAAGAGGATAATAGATGCGCTAATACGCATGGGCTTCGAGCCCAGCGGCACGTGTATCCCGTATACGCTACGCGAGCCGCGTCCCGGCGAGCACCTGGCATGGGGCGAGTCCAGCGCTGTAGCAGTAGCCAACACTCTCTACGGTGCTAGGACAAACCGGGAAGGCGGGCCAGTAGCGCTAGCAGCGGCGCTTGTCGGGAGAACATACCTATGGGGGCTCCACCTTGACGAGAACCGTAGACCCACTAAGCTCGTAAAAGTCGAGGCCAGCATAAGAGACGGGCTGGCTGCGGGAGTCCTAGGCTATATAGTTGGTAGCCGCTTCTCCGGCGAAGTACCGTACATCGACGTAAACCCTCTAGATAAGTGGCAGGTAGTATCCCTATGCGCAGCTGCAGCGGCCTCAGGAAGTACCGCGATGTGCGTCATAAAGGGTGTCTCGCCGGAGGACCAGGGCCCGCCCCTGGGCGTCGAAAAGGTGGCCGTGGACCGCAGGGATATCGAGGCAGCGCGCGAGGAGGTAGAAACAGCTGGCATAGATGAGGCAGAGCTATTCTTCACCGGGTGCCCGCACCACCCAAAGCGTGCAGTTAGCAAAATACTCCAGGTGCTGGAGAGGTATGGTGTCAGCAGGCTTCGGCGCCCCATATGGATAGCTATACCTGGCGGTGCGGCGGGAAGCCTACGCAAGGCCATAGCCGGGCTTAGGGAACGCGGCATACACGTACTCCCCGGGACGTGTCTAGTAGTAAGCACGCTCAGCAAGGCTGGCATCAGGGCGATAGCTACCGACTCGGTCAAGACAGCCTTCTACATGCCCCGGAGGCATGGCGTCAGAGTGGCGCTCTCCTCTCTAGAGGATTTCGTGAAGAAATACGGCGTGTAG
- a CDS encoding UbiD family decarboxylase, whose translation MRNIEASVENYLEIVQSRGASIVSAASPLDARYEAARFIKQYDGSSIVEYMVKEFNWPFISNLIANRETLYRALGAKDDREAYTVLSKASSSPQQKFEERAFSKYFEHVGGELSLLPALRFYDRDGGRYITSSVFIACSEDVCNASIHRIMVSDDGSYAAVRVVPRHLYRMLKKSGEKGLPVAVVIGVDPRVLLAAATSPPYGVFELGIAASMLGGLAVCRTPRYNLPVPCGSSMVVEARLGPDRAREGPFVDLLQLYDDVRQEPVLHVEHIYVNKVYKPYMHVILPGGYEHMMLMGFPREAAIYEAVSRAVAGVSKVRLTPAGGMWLHAVVSIEKQHDGDGKSAGLAALAAHPSLKHVVVVDSDIDPDDPRQVEWAIATRLQADRGLVVIPAARGSTLDPSAQDGLTYKLLVDATMPIRDRDKYVKPTIGGQG comes from the coding sequence ATGCGTAATATAGAGGCTTCCGTCGAGAACTACCTAGAGATAGTCCAGAGCCGGGGAGCCAGCATAGTAAGTGCTGCCAGCCCGCTTGACGCACGCTACGAGGCTGCGCGGTTTATAAAGCAGTATGACGGCTCCAGCATAGTAGAGTACATGGTGAAGGAGTTCAACTGGCCATTCATATCAAACCTCATAGCCAACCGTGAGACACTATACAGAGCGCTCGGCGCCAAGGACGACAGGGAAGCTTACACCGTACTATCCAAGGCCAGCTCCTCGCCCCAACAAAAATTCGAAGAGCGTGCATTCAGTAAGTACTTCGAGCATGTGGGGGGAGAGCTCTCTCTCCTACCAGCTCTACGCTTCTACGATAGGGATGGAGGCCGCTATATCACATCATCGGTATTCATAGCTTGTAGCGAGGATGTATGCAACGCATCTATACACAGAATAATGGTGAGCGACGATGGCAGCTATGCAGCAGTCCGTGTTGTGCCAAGGCACCTATACCGTATGCTGAAAAAGTCGGGTGAAAAAGGGCTCCCAGTAGCAGTAGTCATAGGCGTAGACCCGCGTGTACTCCTCGCAGCGGCCACAAGCCCTCCCTACGGCGTATTCGAGCTAGGCATCGCCGCCAGTATGCTCGGAGGCCTAGCCGTGTGCCGCACGCCGCGCTACAACTTGCCAGTGCCCTGCGGCTCCTCCATGGTGGTGGAGGCGCGGCTCGGCCCAGATAGAGCACGCGAAGGCCCGTTCGTAGACCTCCTCCAGCTATACGACGACGTGCGCCAGGAGCCAGTGCTCCATGTAGAGCATATCTACGTGAACAAGGTCTACAAGCCGTATATGCACGTGATACTCCCGGGCGGTTACGAGCACATGATGCTCATGGGGTTTCCGAGAGAGGCCGCGATCTACGAGGCAGTCTCGCGCGCAGTAGCAGGGGTCTCTAAGGTAAGGCTAACACCAGCAGGCGGTATGTGGCTCCACGCGGTCGTTTCTATCGAGAAGCAGCATGATGGTGACGGCAAGTCTGCAGGGCTAGCAGCCCTCGCTGCACACCCCAGTCTCAAGCACGTGGTAGTAGTGGATAGCGACATAGACCCCGACGACCCCAGGCAGGTCGAGTGGGCGATAGCTACACGTCTACAGGCTGACCGCGGGCTCGTAGTTATACCGGCTGCGCGCGGCTCTACGCTAGACCCAAGCGCCCAGGATGGGCTCACATACAAACTCCTAGTGGACGCGACAATGCCTATACGTGACCGCGACAAGTACGTAAAGCCTACCATTGGGGGTCAAGGCTAG
- a CDS encoding Clp1/GlmU family protein, with protein MRVHLILEPGQIVRVEGPLKARVVYGQVMVLGAVFNTGDEFEVHRYRSYAVKALVESRIEMDVVYGGSIERPSPGEEVVDTWVRSVDDALRRGCRTFIVLGPVDAGKSSVSALIANRAILRGLRTGVVDADVGQADVGPPACVSAAEVRRPILWLRELRAEYMRFVGNITPQRAERRIVAGVVELVMKLRNAGVDVVVVDTDGWVQGLNSIEYKAEIARYISADMVYVVGDEKLYRMVEGVFAGQKCGVAYLPSPAARRERNREERRGLRSQAYRRYLEPLYERDIELDKVSVYGSCFFSGATLSEEHARTLQQLLRVPVLAASETYDTLYVVTLGQPDPAGLEKASSMYQKQVYILDKNLVANALVSLIGPDGEEKALGILRDIDLQRMIAKIATPYTGEVKGLVLGGIRLNEDYEEAGRPLRCVI; from the coding sequence ATGCGTGTGCATCTCATCCTGGAGCCTGGGCAAATTGTACGAGTTGAAGGGCCGCTAAAGGCGCGTGTAGTCTACGGCCAGGTAATGGTTCTCGGCGCGGTATTCAACACTGGAGACGAGTTCGAAGTACATAGGTACCGCAGTTATGCCGTGAAAGCGCTGGTAGAGTCGCGTATAGAAATGGATGTAGTCTACGGAGGCTCCATAGAGAGGCCGTCACCAGGCGAAGAGGTCGTAGACACGTGGGTGCGGAGCGTAGACGATGCCCTCCGTAGAGGCTGTAGAACGTTCATAGTGCTAGGGCCCGTGGACGCCGGCAAGTCAAGTGTATCGGCCCTAATAGCCAATCGCGCGATTCTCAGGGGGCTGCGGACTGGCGTAGTAGACGCTGATGTGGGCCAGGCTGATGTGGGTCCACCAGCCTGTGTCTCGGCAGCAGAGGTGAGAAGGCCTATACTCTGGCTACGAGAGCTACGCGCAGAGTACATGAGGTTCGTCGGCAATATTACGCCCCAGCGCGCGGAGCGAAGGATAGTAGCCGGTGTCGTCGAGCTTGTTATGAAGCTGCGTAATGCAGGAGTAGACGTCGTGGTTGTTGATACCGATGGATGGGTGCAGGGGCTAAACTCAATCGAGTATAAGGCGGAAATAGCTAGGTATATTTCGGCAGATATGGTGTATGTAGTAGGGGACGAGAAGCTCTACCGCATGGTTGAAGGCGTGTTCGCCGGACAGAAGTGCGGTGTAGCCTACCTTCCGAGCCCAGCAGCCCGAAGGGAGAGGAACCGCGAAGAACGCAGAGGTCTGCGCAGCCAGGCTTACCGCAGATACCTGGAGCCCCTCTACGAAAGGGATATAGAGCTAGACAAGGTATCCGTCTACGGAAGCTGCTTCTTCTCCGGAGCCACGCTCTCCGAAGAACATGCGAGAACGCTGCAGCAGCTTCTCCGCGTACCAGTGCTGGCGGCGAGCGAGACCTACGATACACTCTACGTAGTGACACTTGGCCAGCCAGACCCCGCAGGCCTAGAAAAAGCTTCATCCATGTACCAAAAGCAGGTATATATCCTGGACAAGAATCTCGTAGCGAACGCGCTAGTGTCCCTTATAGGCCCTGACGGTGAGGAAAAAGCCCTGGGCATACTACGCGACATAGACCTCCAGAGAATGATTGCAAAGATAGCCACGCCCTACACGGGGGAAGTTAAGGGATTAGTACTCGGGGGCATAAGGCTCAACGAGGACTACGAGGAAGCAGGGAGGCCCCTAAGATGCGTAATATAG
- a CDS encoding AAA family ATPase, with protein sequence MYGAAGVGKTTLALEFIKDYCSSKCLFVSTEGLEFIHRAEQMKIDTSRINVYGALWHTDFLELLAHMSLALYDVVVVDSVNAFVRLDAQKAYDVTLLLSAALYKLSEDYGVPVVETAQVHSVDGSYEPVAMKGLAMWSHNIIRLDYVSPGHRRLSVEKPDALELEFRIGEGGIEWLNC encoded by the coding sequence GTGTATGGAGCTGCAGGCGTGGGCAAGACTACACTCGCGCTAGAGTTCATCAAGGACTATTGTAGCTCGAAGTGCCTCTTCGTGTCCACCGAGGGGCTGGAGTTCATACACCGCGCCGAGCAGATGAAGATAGATACTAGCAGGATTAACGTGTACGGGGCTTTGTGGCATACAGACTTCCTAGAACTATTAGCGCACATGAGCCTAGCCCTCTACGACGTAGTCGTAGTTGACAGTGTTAACGCGTTCGTGAGGCTTGACGCCCAGAAGGCATACGACGTTACACTATTGCTGAGCGCAGCGCTCTACAAGCTAAGTGAAGACTATGGTGTACCCGTGGTGGAGACTGCGCAAGTACACAGTGTTGATGGCTCCTACGAGCCCGTCGCCATGAAGGGCTTAGCTATGTGGTCTCACAACATTATAAGGCTTGACTACGTCTCGCCGGGGCATAGGAGATTAAGCGTAGAAAAGCCGGATGCTCTAGAGCTTGAGTTCCGCATAGGAGAGGGGGGAATAGAGTGGCTGAACTGCTAG